Part of the Tenacibaculum sp. SZ-18 genome, ATAGTTCAGTTAATTCTAATTGAATAGGATCCTTATAAATAGTATCAAAGAGTTCTCGGTAATACATAATTTTTGTACCATGTTTCCCTATAATTGTTTTATACTCTAAAGTATCTAAATCAAAAAACTGTGGCTTTTCAGTTTGAAAACTTGCTAAGTGATTTTCAGGAATAAATTGTTCTAATTTATCTGTTTTGCAGTTAAATAGAGTGGTAACCAAACCAATAAGTAGTAAGTATTTTAATTTCATAGTAATTTAGTTTTTAAGTGATGAGCAGGATAAAATCAAAACTCATACCAGAACTATCATACTAAAAAAAATTAAAGAGCATATACACATGTGAAATCCTCTATTTCCTCAAAATGAATATCATATTCAGAAGTAACACCTTCATATAATATTTTTCCCGTAGTAGAACTGGTGTCAAAAGAGAAATCTTCAATATACATGTGATTTAAGAAAAGTAACTTTTTCTTTCCGTAAATTTTATACAAACTTTCTTTTGCTCCCCAAACAATAGTTAATTTACTAACTAAAGCATCATGATTGGCAATGGATTTGTACTCTTCAATTGGAGTAAACTTATGTGCAATTTTTACAATTTTATCACGCCTTTTTTCGATATCAATTCCCACTTTGTTTTCCTTAGAAATAATTAAAGCAGAAAATATAAATGAATGGGTAATAGAAATATGAGTCCCGTCTTTTAAATATGGTTTTCCATATTCATCATAAAACAAATCATTATCCGAATACCCCACTTCTCTTAACAAATGACGAACACTTAAAAAGCCTTTTTGATGTATTTCTGATTTCATTTGAGACACGCGATCAGCACTTTGTGAAGTCAACTGAATTCCTTCAGAAAGTGTGTCGAAAGACTCTTCAATCTTCCAAATCAAAACTTTAGAATGTTTGTTAATATTGATTGTTTTATATAGAGGCATGATTTAGAAAGTTATTTTGTAATTTTGCGACTCAAAACAGAATATAATAAATATACAAAAATATGAGCACAAAAACCGCTGCGTATGTTCCTTACAAAGTTAAAGATATTTCTTTAGCAGATTGGGGAAGAAAAGAAATTGAATTGGCAGAAGCTGAAATGCCAGGTTTAATGAGTTTACGTGAAGAGTATAAAGATGAGCAACCTTTAAAAGGTGCTAGAATTGCAGGATGTTTACACATGACCATTCAAACTGCGGTTTTAATCGAAACTTTACAAGCTTTAGGTGCAGAAGTTACTTGGAGTTCTTGTAATATTTTCTCTACTCAAGATCAAGCTGCTGCTGCTATTGCTGCTGCTGGTACTCCAGTATATGCTTGGAAAGGAATGAACGAAGAAGAATTTGACTGGTGTATTGAGCAAACGTTATTCTTTGGAGAAGATAGGAAGCCATTAAACATGATTTTAGATGATGGTGGTGATTTAACAAACATGGTATTAGATAAATATCCTGAGTTAGCTGAAGGAATCAATGGATTATCTGAAGAAACTACAACAGGAGTTCACCGTTTATACGAAAGAGTAAAGAATGGTACATTACCAATGCCAGCAATCAACGTAAATGATTCTGTAACTAAGTCTAAGTTCGATAACAAATATGGATGTAAAGAATCTGCAGTTGATGCAATTCGTCGTGCTACTGATGTTATGTTAGCAGGAAAAAGAGTTGTTGTTTGTGGATATGGAGATGTTGGAAAAGGAACAGCTGCTTCTTTCCGTGGAGCTGGATCTATCGTAACGGTAACAGAAATTGATCCAATTTGTGCTTTACAAGCTGCAATGGACGGATTTGAAGTGAAGAAATTAGAAACTGTTGTTGGAAATGCGGATATCGTTATTACAACTACAGGGAACAAAGATATCGTTCGTGGTGAGCATTTCGAAGCTTTAAAAGATAAAGCGATTGTTTGTAACATCGGACACTTCGATAATGAAATCGACATGGCTTGGTTAAATGAAAAGTATGGAGATTCTAAAGTTGAAATTAAGCCCCAAGTTGATAAGTATAACGTAAACGGAAACGACGTTATCATTTTAGCTGAAGGACGTTTAGTAAACTTAGGATGTGCTACTGGTCACCCAAGTTTTGTAATGTCTAATTCATTTACAAACCAAACATTAGCACAAATCGAATTATGGAATAATGCTGATGCGTACAAGAATGATGTGTATATGTTACCAAAACACTTAGATGAGAAAGTAGCGAAATTACACTTAGCTAAAATTGGAGTCGAGTTAACTGAGTTACGTACAGATCAAGCTGAGTATATTGGTGTAACTGTTGAAGGTCCATATAAACCAGAACACTACAGATACTAATAATAAAACGTCATTACGAAGAAGAGAAACGACTGAAGTAATCTCTTTATTCGTAATATGTATTGAATAATAAAACAATTATAAAGACTCGCTTTTAGCGAGTCTTTTTTATTTTCTTAATAGACTAAAACTTCCTTTTTTTATAATTCTATTACCAGCAGGAGTGGTAAGGTTTGCTTCAAACCAATAATCATTAGATGGTAGAGGATTTCCTTGATAATTACCATCCCACCCAGAATCATTCATAGTTAACGTTTGAAGTAGTTTACCAAATCGATTATAGATGTTAACTATTCCATTAGTATAAAAGCTTTCACCCAATCCTTTAATATGCCAAACTTCGTTTACTCCGTCTCCATTTGGAGTAAAAAATTTAGGGTAAGTTATAATTGAAATTTCAAAAGACTGAATACCGCATCCATTTTTATCTTTGATAAGAATTGTATAGAATCCTCCATCTAACTCTTCAAAAAAAGGATCGTCTTGATAATCATAAATCGTATTATTATTGTTATCAAGTAAACTAAATTCATAATTGCCAATTCCAATATTACCAGTGTTAATGGTAATACTATTATTATCAGAATCGTCTACAATTTCAAGATTTTCTTTTACTAAAGATGAAATACTTGATTCTTGAATAGTAATGAATTTAATATCTGATTGACAACTCTTATCTGAGAAAGCTTTAACAGAGTATATTCCTCCTTTATCCACTGTCATACTTTCCGAACTACTAATAATTTCGTTGAGTTCGTTTCTCCATTCATATGTGTAATCTCCAGTAGGATTTTGAATATTAATTTTAATTGTCGGTCTTAAATTAGAGCATAGAATAGCTAAGTTTTCAACTTCAAAATTAGGTTTTTGGTTTACGATAAAATCAACGGTTGTTTCTTGAAAACAAGTGGTATAAATTGGATTTTCAACTCTAATTCTTATTGTTTGTGAGTGAGTTGAGAAAGGATTGGGTAGAGGACTTGAAAGCTCTGTGTTATTTTCATCAAAATATTTAATAATTAATCCTGATTGACTTCCTATTATTTTTGATTCAATTTGTGATGTATCAAATAAAGCTATTCCATCAAAATCTATGTCACAAGTTTCTTGTGTTTCTATTTTTGTAACAGTAGGTACAGTGTTAACAATAAAGTCGATGGTCGTAACAGAACTACATCTACCATTAGGATCTTGTGAACTGCTATTTTCTACGACTACTTTTATGGTTTGACTATGAGTGCTAAATGGATTCGGCAAAGGACTAGGTAAACTATCACCATTTTCATCAAAGTAGTTCACTGTAACATTAGTTTGAGAACCTATAATAGTATTTTCTATGTTGGAAGTGTCAAAAGAAAATAGCCCGTCACCATCATTATCACATTCAGGAGTAATTGTTACTGGATTTATAATTGGTACTTTTTCAGTAATTAAATTGATATAGTTACCAAAACCTATACACTCATTGTTTAATGAACTCTCTACTCTAACATAAATATCTTGTTGATATGGACTATTTGTATTTTGAAAATTGGTTAGAGTAGTTTCAGTAATGGGGTTAGTTTCAAATAAGGCGTCTGTTTCACTTTCGAAATAACTAATTGAAATATTTTGATTAGAAGGAAATAGATTTTTTACTTCTTCAGACACACTACTAAAATCAAAAGTAGCAATGCCATCATTTATATTTAATCCATCATCACACTTATAAAAAGTTTTTTGGAAAGACGCTGGTATTTGTGTTGTAGAAACAGTCAATTGAATTTCACTTGTTGCGAAACAACCGTTTATATTTTCAACTCTTGCCCAAATATTATCTACACTTACATTTTGATTTTGATAGGTATTAATGTTTTGAATTGGGTTATTATCGTTTTCAGCATCTGTTAAACTCTCAAAATAAGAGATAGTATAGTTATCAGAGTTATTGATTAATTGCTCATTTAGTTCATTAAGGTTAAAGAAAGAAAAGCCATCAGTATCATTATCACATTGATTTAAGGATAAATTTGTGTTTACGGTTGGAATGGAATGAATAGTAGTTTCTTTTTCAATTGTATAAACTGTTCCATCAGTATGGGTAACAATAGCTGTAACGTTATAAGTACCATTAGAAGTGTATGTGTGTGTGGCGTTTAAATTACTTGAGACATTATTAGTTCCAGAAGAAGGTTCGTCAAAATTCCAAATAACTGAACTAACTTCTGATTGATTTGTTAAACTAAAATTGCTTTGTTCTCCTTGACACACTGAATTTTCTGTAATTTCAAATGGTAGCACAATATGTTTTTCACCAGTAACAACTATATAAAAGCGTGCATCTGGTCTTTTAAGAGACCCAGGGAAATTATCTGTGGATTGATAGCCAGTTCCATTTCCAATTCCCAAACATCCTTTATACCAAGATTTGCCAGTATCATTATCTGTTCCTGCGATTGTAGCAAGTGGTATTGTAGGATTATTGGGGGTTACAGTTTTCTTGATTTCTACTAGAATTTTTTTTATATGAGAAGATACGACTATTGGAGTCTCAAAAGTTTTATCTACAATTTTTGATATACCATTGGCATAGGGAATAGTATAGATTTTACTACTACCAATGAGTAAATTACTATCAAAAGAACTAGGGAAATTATCATCAATTTCATAAATATTAAATTGATAAGACGCACCTCCATAAGAATAATTTACTGCAAATTTGCCGCTGTTAATAATAAATTCTTCATTTTCTCCGATTCCGAAATCACTTAATGTAAACTCTCTTGCCCAAAATTCTGGTTGATAACAAGAGAACATACCTTTAAACTTTACATCATTACCGATATTATTTGTTAATTCAACTTGAGATAACAGCGTATGGATTCCAAAGAAGATTAGCGTAAGGGATATTATTCTTTTCATAGGCGACAAAACTAAGAAATCATAATCAAAATATTATTAACTCCTTTAGGTAATTAGAAAACCAATTGTAATTTCATTTCACTACATTTATAACAACCAAATTATATGTAAATGAAATCTTTTTTTATATCCCTAGTTTCATTAGTTCTTGTTTCTTGTGGACAGGCTGAAAAATCTGAGTCAAAAAAAACAAAAGGAACAAAATCATCAGATTCTGATACTGTTGAGGTAATAGAAGTGGAGAGCTTGTCTTTAACTCTTGAACAAGCAAATAAGTTAGCAACTTTACCTATACATTGTATTAATGTTGAATATCCCAATAAGTTAAATCAAACTATAGGAAGTGGAGAAGATTTAAAATCTCCTAAAGAATTACATCCTGCTTTTTATGGTTGTTTTGATTGGCATTCTTCTGTGCATGGCCACTGGAGTTTAGTTGCACTGTTGAAACAATTCCCTAATATTGAGAATGCAGCAACAATTAAAGAGCAATTGCTTCAAAATATCTCGAAAGAAAACATAGAAAAAGAAGTAAAATACTTTTATGGAAAATATAATAAAAGCTATGAGCGTACCTATGGTTGGGCTTGGTTATTAAAATTAGCCGAAGAATTACATACTTGGGATGATGAAACTGCCAGAATCTTAGAAAAAAACTTACAACCTCTTACAGATTTGATAGTTGGAAAATACTTTGAGTTTTTACCAAAGCTAAAATATCCAATAAGAGTTGGAGAGCATACCAACACTGCATTTGGATTAACTTTTGCTTGGGACTACGCCAATACTGTTAGCAATACTGAATTGAAGTTGTTAATTGAAACTAGAGCAAAAGCATTTTATTTGAAAGATCAGAACTGCCCTTTATCTTGGGAACCAAGTGGGTTTGATTTTCTTTCACCATGCTTACAAGAAGCGGCAATCATGAAACGAGTTTTATCTAAAGAATTATTTGATGATTGGTTTGATAAATTTTTACCACAATTGAAAGATATAAATTTTCAATTTCCTGTGGGAGAAGTTTCGGATAGAACAGATGGAAAGCTGGTTCATTTAGATGGTGTGAATTTTTCTAGAGCTTGGGCGTTGAATAAAATCATAGAAGGCTCTCCAGAATTAAATCATTTAAAGAAAATGGCAAATCAACATATAGAATACTCATTACCAAATTTAGTGGGTGATAGTTATGAAGGAGGACATTGGCTTGGAAGCTTTGCTATTTATGCATTAAAATCTTCTAAGAATGATTAGAAAGTTATTCAAAAATATTGGTCCAGGAACCTTAGTTGCAGCAGCATTTATAGGTCCAGGAACAGTAACTGTTTGTACGATTGCAGGAGTTAATTTTGGATTTAATTTACTCTGGGCGAT contains:
- a CDS encoding 4'-phosphopantetheinyl transferase family protein; translated protein: MPLYKTININKHSKVLIWKIEESFDTLSEGIQLTSQSADRVSQMKSEIHQKGFLSVRHLLREVGYSDNDLFYDEYGKPYLKDGTHISITHSFIFSALIISKENKVGIDIEKRRDKIVKIAHKFTPIEEYKSIANHDALVSKLTIVWGAKESLYKIYGKKKLLFLNHMYIEDFSFDTSSTTGKILYEGVTSEYDIHFEEIEDFTCVYAL
- a CDS encoding DUF2891 domain-containing protein; protein product: MKSFFISLVSLVLVSCGQAEKSESKKTKGTKSSDSDTVEVIEVESLSLTLEQANKLATLPIHCINVEYPNKLNQTIGSGEDLKSPKELHPAFYGCFDWHSSVHGHWSLVALLKQFPNIENAATIKEQLLQNISKENIEKEVKYFYGKYNKSYERTYGWAWLLKLAEELHTWDDETARILEKNLQPLTDLIVGKYFEFLPKLKYPIRVGEHTNTAFGLTFAWDYANTVSNTELKLLIETRAKAFYLKDQNCPLSWEPSGFDFLSPCLQEAAIMKRVLSKELFDDWFDKFLPQLKDINFQFPVGEVSDRTDGKLVHLDGVNFSRAWALNKIIEGSPELNHLKKMANQHIEYSLPNLVGDSYEGGHWLGSFAIYALKSSKND
- the ahcY gene encoding adenosylhomocysteinase; translated protein: MSTKTAAYVPYKVKDISLADWGRKEIELAEAEMPGLMSLREEYKDEQPLKGARIAGCLHMTIQTAVLIETLQALGAEVTWSSCNIFSTQDQAAAAIAAAGTPVYAWKGMNEEEFDWCIEQTLFFGEDRKPLNMILDDGGDLTNMVLDKYPELAEGINGLSEETTTGVHRLYERVKNGTLPMPAINVNDSVTKSKFDNKYGCKESAVDAIRRATDVMLAGKRVVVCGYGDVGKGTAASFRGAGSIVTVTEIDPICALQAAMDGFEVKKLETVVGNADIVITTTGNKDIVRGEHFEALKDKAIVCNIGHFDNEIDMAWLNEKYGDSKVEIKPQVDKYNVNGNDVIILAEGRLVNLGCATGHPSFVMSNSFTNQTLAQIELWNNADAYKNDVYMLPKHLDEKVAKLHLAKIGVELTELRTDQAEYIGVTVEGPYKPEHYRY
- a CDS encoding T9SS type B sorting domain-containing protein — its product is MKRIISLTLIFFGIHTLLSQVELTNNIGNDVKFKGMFSCYQPEFWAREFTLSDFGIGENEEFIINSGKFAVNYSYGGASYQFNIYEIDDNFPSSFDSNLLIGSSKIYTIPYANGISKIVDKTFETPIVVSSHIKKILVEIKKTVTPNNPTIPLATIAGTDNDTGKSWYKGCLGIGNGTGYQSTDNFPGSLKRPDARFYIVVTGEKHIVLPFEITENSVCQGEQSNFSLTNQSEVSSVIWNFDEPSSGTNNVSSNLNATHTYTSNGTYNVTAIVTHTDGTVYTIEKETTIHSIPTVNTNLSLNQCDNDTDGFSFFNLNELNEQLINNSDNYTISYFESLTDAENDNNPIQNINTYQNQNVSVDNIWARVENINGCFATSEIQLTVSTTQIPASFQKTFYKCDDGLNINDGIATFDFSSVSEEVKNLFPSNQNISISYFESETDALFETNPITETTLTNFQNTNSPYQQDIYVRVESSLNNECIGFGNYINLITEKVPIINPVTITPECDNDGDGLFSFDTSNIENTIIGSQTNVTVNYFDENGDSLPSPLPNPFSTHSQTIKVVVENSSSQDPNGRCSSVTTIDFIVNTVPTVTKIETQETCDIDFDGIALFDTSQIESKIIGSQSGLIIKYFDENNTELSSPLPNPFSTHSQTIRIRVENPIYTTCFQETTVDFIVNQKPNFEVENLAILCSNLRPTIKINIQNPTGDYTYEWRNELNEIISSSESMTVDKGGIYSVKAFSDKSCQSDIKFITIQESSISSLVKENLEIVDDSDNNSITINTGNIGIGNYEFSLLDNNNNTIYDYQDDPFFEELDGGFYTILIKDKNGCGIQSFEISIITYPKFFTPNGDGVNEVWHIKGLGESFYTNGIVNIYNRFGKLLQTLTMNDSGWDGNYQGNPLPSNDYWFEANLTTPAGNRIIKKGSFSLLRK